CTGGTATTTAGAAATAAATGAAAATAGTTACGAAAGCAGAATTAATAAATTATAGATAAAAAATGAAAAACTTAAAAATTACACAAACAGGAAAAGACCCAATTTGGTATGATGAATCAGGTACCGCAATACCATACAATCGTATCAATAAAGTTGAAAGATTACATGAAAAAAAATCAGCTCAACTTTTAAAAGAAGCATTATCGATTAGTTCCAGATTAAGAGATTTCAAAGTTCTTATTCAAGATACTTGTGCTGAAGCTTATGAAGCATTTATGCAGTCAAAAGATGTGAAAAAATCAAATAAAGGAAATTACACCTGGTTCAACTTCAACCGTACTATTAAAATTGAGGTTAATGTTTCAGAGCCTATCAAATTTGATGACTTAACAATAACTGCAGCAAAAGCAAAATTAGATGAGTTCTTAACGGACAATATAGATGCTAAAAACGGATTTATAAAAGAGATGATTATCAAATCATTTGAAACTCAACGCTCCGGGCAATTAGACGTAAAAGATGTTCTAAAACTTACTCAATTCAAAGAACGTGTTAACAATCCTCTTTTCTCAGAAGCTATTGATTTGATTACATCAGCAATCCGTCGTCCAGCTTCAAAAACATACTTCCGTATTTGGATGAAAGATGGAACAGGTGAGTATCAAAACATCGATTTGAATTTATCAAGTATCTAATGAGACCGCTTGACTATTATTTGTCAATTCTACTATTGACAATGGCTTTGCATCATAGGCAATTTTTAAAAGAAACCTTCAGGTTTATGTATTTCAGAGTAAAAATATTAATCAAACAATATCAAAATGAGCATAAAAATAAACACAGTAAACGAAGAAAGTATAGAAGTGAATGGCAAGCTCATTTACAAGGATCACAACGAAAACTGGGTAGCAACAGTAGAGTTAACAATACAGGAACGGAATGCATTCAACCTGCATTTAGTGGCATTGAATAGTAAGGAAGAGAATAAAGATTAGTTAAGGTTGATTTGGATTTCCAGGAAACGAATAGAGGAGTAACCGATTGGGGCGGTGCAGGTTCAATTCCTGCTCCTGGAACGAATTAGAAATAAACAAAAAATGAGTACAAAAACAATCCAACCAAGAAAACCAGTTGTATGCTCAACAGGTTCTGCTACTGATAACTACTTTTCGCCAAAGCCTAAAGATGATAGCGAAGCAAAAAGATGGCAAGCTTTTGATAGTAAAAGTGATCAGCACAAGTATATCCTTTCAATGCTTCATACAATGGGATGGACCAAACTTGTAAACGGTAAAACAGTGGGAAATATGGAAACTTTTGCCCATTGGTTAAAAACAAAATCACCAGTAACAAAACCATTGATGGAAATGTCAGCTGCTGAAACATCAAAAGTAATCTACGCCTTTGAAAATGTAGTTAGATATCAGTTTAAGTAATGGATTTAACTAAAGATTTACAGGAGTTAGAAAAAGGAATTGACAAAATGGTTATTATCTTTTTAATTATGATGGTGATAACATTTATTGCAGGTTTATACATTGGAAACAATTCGAAAAAACCAAAGAAAAAAAAGAAAAATAAGAATCCTTGTGATTGTAAAGATGTTAATGAGTGTGAAAAATGGTGTTGCGCTAAAATTGCTTACACTAAAGCTCAAAATTACTCAATAACTGAGGAATGTAAACATCCAAACCGTTCTACGGTTGTTTTAGATGCAACCGCTACTTGTGAGATTACTATCGAGGAATGTCTTGATTGCAGAATGCCATTAACAGAACCAAAAACTGACTGCAGATGAAAATTAAAAGAAATTACATTGACGTAGCCCAATACAGATCGCTAATTACCCAACAAATCAATCGCCTGTTAGATTATTTACTTCAAAATGATGACTATGAGCAAGATTTAAAATTGAAGGCAGAAATCAAAGAATTAAGGCAAAAACACAAATTATGTGGAGAATTAGGCTATGCTAGAATAACATGCCAGATTGAAATGGATGAAGTTGTCTTAGAAAGCAAAATGAATGAAACTCAAACTATCCTAAAACTGCAATTAACATGAAAAAAGTACAGTTACAACTAACGGCAAGGCAATTGAATAGTCTGGTTTATTGTTTCAATTTCATTAATCAGGTTTATGCAAAATCAAGAGAGGAAAAAACAACTAAATCAATATTAGATGAAGTGATACTCAAGGTTAAAAAGAAACATTTGGAGGTTGAAAGTAGCATAAATACAATATTCTCAAAACCAAAAGTTTCAAAGTTCTCTTTCAAGTATTATGAAGCAGATGCCTTAGAAAAGTATGTTTTATTCGCTGAGGAACAAAGCCTAAATGAATACGATAGAAATGTAGTTCTTTTTATTAAAAGCAAATTAAATCAACAGTTAGCATGAGTAAAATATACATCGCAGGAAAAGTTACAGGATTAGATCCAAAAGAGTGCGCAGCCAAATTTGAAAAAATGGAGCTACAGTTACAAGCTAAAGGTTGGGAAGTAGTCAATCCGGTTAAGCTTATTAATAATCCAGGGGAACGATGGGCAAGCGCCATGAGAACCTGCCTATTAGAACTTACTTTTTGCGATGCTATTTTTATGTTGCCATGCTCTACTGATAGCAGAGGTGCAAAAATTGAATTACAACACGCAATTGAATGTAATATCGATATCTATACTGAAATAAAAGACTTAGAAATATGCAAACAACCCTAATAACATATACAGTAAAGAGCAAACAAAACGGCTTTATTTGGGTATTTAAATACCATTTAAATGGCAAATTAGCAAGTTTTGAGCTTATGGATAGTGAATTAACTGAAAAGCAAGAAGATTGGTTAAATGGCCGATTCCCATTTCAAGAAAAACATATCATTGTTTGGCAACAAAAGCTAAAACAAAACTTTGAAATTGTAAAAGCAGAACCAATCCTTGATTTTGACTCATTATGGGAGCTTTACGGACTAAAAGTGAAGAGACAGTCATCGGAAGCAGCATTCAAAAAATTATCACCTGCAGAAAAAGTAAAATGCTTCTTAGCACTACCAGCTTACTTCAAACATTTAACTAAAAGTAGAGAAGCAAAAGCCCACTTAGTGACCTGGATTAATCAAAAACGATTTAATGATGAGTATTAAAAAAGCAAAAAAAATTAATGGCTGTAGTTGGTAAATATGGAAAAATTGATTTTTCAGATGATGATATCAAATTCATCGAAGATAACTTTAAAATCATGACAAATAAAAAAATTGCGGATAATCTTGGTTTAAAGCCTACAAGAGTCAGAATAAAAGCGTATGAACTTGGGCTAAAAAAAATTGAATTAGAGTTTTGGCCAGTTGAAGCTATACAGTATTTAAAAAGTAATTTCAAAAGTATAGGCAATAAAGAAATAGTTAAATATTTCAATAGTAAATATCCAAAAAAAAAGGGATGGACTACAAAACATATTGATAAAAAACTAAGTCAATTAAAATTAAAAAGAACACTACAAGACTTATATAATATAAGGGAAAGAAATAGACAAAACGGAAGTTATGGTCCTCCAAATCCAAATAAAAAAGCAAAATTATTAAAAGGTTTTGTGATGTTTAAAAATGAAAAATATATCATTGAACCAGGACAAACTAAAGAGGAGATTTTTGAATTAATTATAACTAATAAAATACAACCAATAAAACAAATACCTATGAAAATAGAACAAACAGAAGCTTTTAAATCAATGTCATCTTTATCTCAAGAATTAGTATTAAAGAGAATAAATAGAATTAATATAGAAGATCAAATAATTATAGCTAGAACAATTGGATTAGAAAAATGGAAGCTACAAACAGGTCTTCAAGAAAGATGGCAAAAAATAGTAATTGAAATTATAGAAAATGAATAATATGACACCAGAACAGAGAGCAGCACAGGAATTAATGAAAGCAACCTTTTGGGAAGCTTTTGCAAGAGGTATAATGGTAGGCTTTTTGGTCTCATTATTAATTATAACAACTATTTATTACTTCTCAATAGATATTGTTGAAGCAATAAATTAAATACTTATTTTTAACAACTTTAAAACAATAAATTATGAAAAAATTACTATTCATTTTAGTAGCAGTAACTGTTATTAGTTGCTCAAAAAGCGACAGTGTTCCTGCAGAACCATGCGCCATTACAGTTTTTAGTTATGTGACTGGAGTAAATCCAGACGGCTCAACACAATATTCATTATCTTATGGCCCTAGTACAAGTAACAATCAAAATCACATTGTTACTCAATCGACTTACATGTACTATTATAACTTGTCTAATCATGCAAGCATAAAAGTATGTTGGGATGGAGATAAGTAATAATTAATTCAATGTTTATTATAAAAAACCCACTCTAAAAAGTGGGTTTTTTTATTCAATAATCTTTTCTACTTTTGCTAATATGGGTAGAGATGCTGAACTTCACGAGAGAAAAATCAGAGAAGTAACTGCTTACTTCAATAAACTCAATTCTGTTTTAGAATTTGGAGTTAAAAAATACACTATCGCATATTGTACAGCTGCTACAGCTGATAAG
The window above is part of the Flavobacterium sp. N1994 genome. Proteins encoded here:
- a CDS encoding DUF3164 family protein produces the protein MKNLKITQTGKDPIWYDESGTAIPYNRINKVERLHEKKSAQLLKEALSISSRLRDFKVLIQDTCAEAYEAFMQSKDVKKSNKGNYTWFNFNRTIKIEVNVSEPIKFDDLTITAAKAKLDEFLTDNIDAKNGFIKEMIIKSFETQRSGQLDVKDVLKLTQFKERVNNPLFSEAIDLITSAIRRPASKTYFRIWMKDGTGEYQNIDLNLSSI
- a CDS encoding DUF4406 domain-containing protein, whose translation is MSKIYIAGKVTGLDPKECAAKFEKMELQLQAKGWEVVNPVKLINNPGERWASAMRTCLLELTFCDAIFMLPCSTDSRGAKIELQHAIECNIDIYTEIKDLEICKQP